From the Halorhabdus utahensis DSM 12940 genome, one window contains:
- a CDS encoding BREX protein BrxB domain-containing protein, giving the protein MTSKRPLHDFTERLARFADGRRGIRNPFVIVPVQPKYERRVADRLVEWADDAHDTEGFPADGTVQVLRLDELLVETDVFDLAVDLGEEADPATIEDTMQDRLAEELVEVMVEEISAPDQQRHVVILTHLGSLYPFTRASELLDELDRRNVQSTIGIPFPGDIVGGKLSFFGEESRNYYPAHQIDGRIEEVHLQ; this is encoded by the coding sequence ATGACAAGCAAGCGGCCGCTCCACGACTTCACGGAGCGGCTCGCCCGATTCGCGGACGGGCGTCGCGGCATTCGGAACCCGTTCGTGATCGTGCCCGTCCAGCCGAAATACGAGCGACGCGTCGCTGACCGCCTCGTCGAGTGGGCAGACGACGCGCACGATACCGAGGGGTTCCCGGCGGACGGAACCGTGCAAGTCCTCCGGCTTGACGAGTTGCTCGTAGAGACCGACGTGTTTGACCTCGCGGTCGACCTAGGTGAGGAGGCCGACCCCGCGACGATCGAAGACACGATGCAAGACCGACTCGCTGAAGAGTTGGTCGAGGTCATGGTCGAAGAAATCTCCGCTCCCGACCAGCAGCGACACGTGGTCATCCTAACTCATCTCGGCAGTCTCTATCCCTTCACGCGGGCCTCGGAGTTGCTCGACGAACTCGACCGCCGCAACGTCCAGTCGACGATCGGCATCCCGTTCCCCGGGGACATCGTCGGCGGGAAGCTGAGCTTCTTCGGCGAGGAATCGCGCAACTACTACCCGGCACACCAGATCGACGGCCGCATCGAGGAGGTGCATCTCCAATGA
- a CDS encoding Fic family protein: MSVEIFIFRAAALLRRLISAHFFEDGNKRTAWTVTRLSLNQHGTGPAVQESERVATILRHIQRFETEELAEWLSNGEIDDGKLNP, from the coding sequence GTGTCAGTCGAAATATTTATTTTCCGAGCTGCTGCACTGCTTCGTCGTCTAATCTCGGCGCATTTCTTCGAGGACGGAAACAAGCGTACAGCGTGGACAGTGACACGTCTTTCCCTGAATCAACACGGGACGGGCCCAGCTGTCCAGGAGTCCGAACGTGTCGCTACAATTCTTCGGCATATCCAACGCTTCGAAACCGAAGAACTCGCTGAGTGGCTTTCCAATGGCGAAATCGATGACGGGAAACTAAATCCTTAA
- a CDS encoding DUF1819 family protein — translation MDLTMCGLLVEKAEEMARLYATHRDWTTVEEIWFNEKRDGRSTRGSSRKIYRVLSSRFKTASSVLPSISTLPSIFEKCETDRDKAQVLYFYLIEDDPLVRYTIHRYANRIVRNGVAGLDFTQESVERILTEFHYEDGDEFDYAESTTRRWGEGLRSVMRNIGVLETQQTLEGKIPNIGTAPLLVASGYSWETHGDDWFSQPTGWLYLFQPEQYWDSLAERLSGHPSWEASGLHGNLRLQPVGDTYGWAEPREGNA, via the coding sequence ATAGATCTCACAATGTGTGGACTTCTCGTCGAGAAGGCCGAAGAGATGGCCCGGTTGTATGCTACTCATCGAGATTGGACGACTGTTGAAGAAATTTGGTTCAACGAGAAACGGGACGGACGCAGTACGCGCGGGAGCTCACGCAAAATATATCGAGTCTTGAGTTCTCGCTTCAAAACAGCGTCTTCCGTTCTTCCGTCAATATCAACGCTTCCGTCCATTTTCGAGAAATGTGAAACCGATCGAGACAAGGCACAAGTCCTGTACTTCTATCTGATTGAGGACGACCCACTCGTTCGATATACTATTCATCGATATGCGAACCGGATAGTCCGTAATGGCGTTGCTGGCCTCGATTTCACTCAAGAATCAGTAGAACGGATTTTGACTGAGTTCCATTATGAGGATGGAGATGAGTTTGACTATGCCGAATCGACAACACGCCGATGGGGTGAGGGACTGCGGTCAGTGATGCGCAATATTGGTGTTCTTGAAACACAGCAGACCCTAGAGGGCAAGATTCCGAATATCGGTACAGCTCCATTGCTCGTCGCTTCGGGGTACTCGTGGGAAACCCACGGGGACGATTGGTTCTCTCAGCCCACGGGCTGGCTTTATCTCTTCCAGCCCGAGCAGTACTGGGACTCACTGGCTGAACGCCTCAGTGGACACCCGAGTTGGGAAGCGAGTGGTCTCCATGGCAACCTGCGTCTCCAACCCGTTGGCGACACGTACGGCTGGGCCGAACCGAGAGAGGGCAACGCATGA
- a CDS encoding group I intron-associated PD-(D/E)XK endonuclease — MARNEGHVQGELAEFEVAADLVEQGCRVSYTHGEYKYDLVADSEDDLHRVQVKKANQDGDKPWKYRLFTDRYEDGDVDLFAGYVFEEDAVFYVSDEEVGSEFRINTRSKDEMNEVNAERAKLMDDYTLDRALSALTDSETS; from the coding sequence ATGGCAAGAAACGAAGGGCACGTTCAGGGTGAATTAGCAGAGTTCGAGGTTGCGGCGGATTTGGTTGAGCAAGGATGTCGCGTCTCGTATACCCACGGAGAATACAAATACGACCTCGTCGCGGACAGCGAAGATGACCTTCACAGAGTGCAGGTCAAGAAGGCGAATCAGGACGGCGACAAGCCGTGGAAGTACCGGCTGTTCACCGACCGGTACGAGGATGGCGATGTCGACCTCTTCGCCGGGTACGTGTTTGAAGAAGACGCCGTATTCTACGTCTCAGATGAAGAAGTCGGCTCGGAATTCCGAATCAACACTAGATCGAAGGACGAGATGAACGAGGTCAATGCTGAACGGGCCAAGCTGATGGATGACTATACCCTTGATCGGGCGCTCTCTGCTCTTACCGATAGCGAAACCTCTTAA
- a CDS encoding DUF4268 domain-containing protein — MSLIGFRREDDEIEYLEEVEYSEEHLEDDLHKVIHSDPRLVMGTLTTRENVVLGSKLQLPTGKEPDLLVCDKRGTLTTIEFKRDRSPRSAVTQLFDYASSLARLDQDEFFELTDYESLEELYGAFDHEEDSGFDIDDFEREFTEGLESPQLMLVAYTMTDDVRRMTRWLRDAHDLKINCVEFDYYEKNDTEMFVPTIIGADETQEIKEQEESAKQKKYRRFFGEVLERFKEELPGVTSRSASSDSWLTIPAGHTDVEFVWHFKGDPGDKEFHVVMNFQFDESARNEEMLETMQSAIEDRSLDISGEIHSEEYGSSGYTRLYVKREVGPLDDALEDEDLKVWAVDRLVEFHEQLTPVLNEELQ, encoded by the coding sequence ATGTCATTGATCGGCTTCCGCCGCGAGGATGACGAGATCGAGTATTTGGAGGAGGTGGAGTACAGCGAGGAACATCTAGAGGACGACCTACACAAGGTGATCCACAGTGATCCGAGGCTAGTGATGGGGACGCTCACGACCCGAGAGAACGTCGTTCTTGGGAGTAAGCTCCAGTTGCCGACCGGCAAGGAGCCGGATCTACTTGTTTGTGACAAACGCGGGACGCTCACGACGATCGAGTTCAAACGCGACCGGTCGCCCCGATCTGCCGTGACCCAACTCTTTGATTATGCGTCCTCGTTGGCCCGACTGGACCAAGACGAATTTTTCGAGCTTACCGACTACGAGTCGCTGGAGGAACTCTACGGGGCGTTTGATCACGAGGAAGACTCGGGATTTGACATCGACGACTTCGAACGGGAGTTCACTGAGGGACTGGAGTCGCCCCAGCTCATGCTGGTCGCGTACACGATGACCGACGATGTCCGGCGAATGACGCGGTGGCTACGGGACGCACACGACCTGAAGATCAACTGCGTCGAATTCGATTACTACGAGAAGAACGACACCGAGATGTTCGTCCCGACGATCATCGGTGCCGACGAGACGCAAGAAATCAAGGAGCAGGAAGAGTCAGCGAAACAGAAGAAGTATAGACGGTTCTTCGGCGAGGTGCTTGAACGATTTAAAGAAGAACTCCCCGGGGTCACCAGCAGGAGTGCCAGTAGCGACAGCTGGCTCACGATTCCGGCCGGCCACACGGATGTCGAATTCGTGTGGCACTTCAAAGGGGATCCTGGCGACAAGGAGTTCCACGTCGTGATGAACTTTCAGTTTGACGAGTCCGCACGGAACGAGGAAATGCTTGAGACGATGCAGTCGGCAATCGAAGACCGTTCACTGGACATTTCCGGAGAGATCCACTCAGAAGAGTACGGCAGTAGCGGGTACACGCGACTCTATGTCAAACGTGAGGTGGGCCCACTGGACGACGCTCTGGAAGACGAGGATCTCAAAGTGTGGGCCGTTGACCGGCTGGTGGAATTCCATGAACAACTGACGCCAGTTTTAAACGAGGAATTACAATAG
- a CDS encoding TrmB family transcriptional regulator produces MTGEQSESTAEDRSVVEEVVGLLETLDFTEYEARCFVGLERICQGTAKEVSEVADVPRARVYDCMDGLKERGLVDVQQGTPREFRAVDPDEAVSMLDRRLSTVLDRIGTLLPRLQPPAAETEDGDVWVMEGDAEVSERMEGLLDDATDEVLLAIAVEELLTDELLTALRAASDRGVEIVIGSPAESVRERLRTALPDARVLETWTWWDSHPIQPGAVSAILMVDGAQLLVSADIQTSLPGVRKHRAVWTDGDTAPLVGMMRPLLADAIQRGEERAEATS; encoded by the coding sequence ATGACAGGGGAACAATCTGAGTCGACTGCGGAGGATCGATCCGTCGTCGAGGAGGTTGTCGGGTTACTCGAGACGCTGGATTTTACCGAATACGAGGCCCGGTGTTTCGTCGGGCTCGAGCGGATCTGCCAGGGGACGGCAAAGGAGGTCAGCGAGGTCGCCGACGTCCCACGTGCCCGTGTCTACGATTGTATGGATGGCCTCAAGGAACGTGGGCTGGTCGACGTCCAGCAGGGAACGCCCCGGGAGTTCCGGGCCGTCGATCCCGACGAGGCGGTGTCGATGCTCGATCGGCGGCTCTCGACGGTGCTCGATCGGATCGGCACGCTCCTCCCACGACTTCAGCCGCCGGCCGCAGAGACGGAGGACGGCGACGTCTGGGTCATGGAGGGCGACGCCGAGGTCAGCGAGCGCATGGAAGGCCTGCTCGACGACGCGACCGACGAGGTCTTGCTTGCCATCGCGGTCGAGGAGTTGCTGACCGACGAGTTACTCACGGCGTTGCGGGCGGCCAGCGATCGCGGCGTCGAGATCGTCATCGGCTCGCCGGCCGAGTCCGTCCGGGAGCGACTGCGAACGGCGCTGCCCGATGCCCGTGTGCTGGAAACCTGGACGTGGTGGGACTCCCACCCGATCCAACCCGGGGCCGTGAGTGCGATCCTCATGGTCGACGGCGCTCAGTTGCTCGTCAGTGCCGACATCCAGACGTCGCTGCCCGGCGTTCGCAAGCACCGCGCGGTCTGGACCGACGGCGATACCGCGCCACTGGTGGGAATGATGCGCCCGCTGCTCGCCGACGCGATCCAGCGCGGTGAGGAACGGGCGGAAGCGACATCGTAA
- a CDS encoding HVO_A0114 family putative DNA-binding protein → MTRNTLIVTVESISTVQQRTRNAFDQALAEDVSAEEAPQRLSFETTDQLAQVFTPRAIDLLQAIAEGEPVSIREAARLVDRDIKQVSENLERLEEYGIVEFVDKGRAKQPIVHYDEIDIHLPLREATDPNIAPA, encoded by the coding sequence ATGACCCGAAACACGCTCATCGTGACTGTCGAATCGATCAGTACCGTCCAACAGCGCACCCGTAACGCGTTCGACCAGGCGCTCGCCGAGGATGTCTCGGCTGAAGAGGCCCCACAGCGGCTTAGCTTCGAAACGACCGATCAGCTAGCACAGGTCTTTACACCGCGGGCGATCGACCTGCTACAGGCGATCGCAGAGGGCGAGCCGGTGAGCATCCGTGAGGCCGCTCGGCTGGTTGACCGGGACATCAAGCAGGTGTCCGAGAACCTAGAGCGGCTCGAAGAGTATGGTATCGTTGAGTTCGTGGACAAGGGGCGAGCGAAGCAACCCATTGTTCACTACGACGAAATCGACATTCACCTCCCGCTTCGGGAGGCAACTGATCCAAATATAGCGCCGGCGTAA
- a CDS encoding Fic family protein — translation MQDGFDLPERAPGMYRPVRSDRGVPFGKFYKPDPLPPDLALSDTVLKHVERAAHALGRLDGFRTQVDAAATVFRPLLYKEAEQSSQVEGTQVTTTDMYRATAAGDTAARSRDVQEALNYVEALREASARLLAAGRSRENITADLIKDLHETVMETGYTDEADPLPGQFRPDYAWIEESNEPWKQSVRFVPPKAAMVESMMADLLSYVQSSSKYPAIVDVALVHYQIETIHPFTDGNGRVGRLVALLLLVACDLLTTPLFYMSAYIKENREEYTDRLLAVSEDGAWEEWLQFFITGMRDQAEEVLSRASLLHELHESYGARYASGPQSVQRLLEVLFEQPYLTVPTAAERIDMSYPAANSAVEQLVEDDVLSQVDTKERNREFVAMQIMDIVERDAANLPAPSSVLRS, via the coding sequence ATGCAAGACGGATTCGATCTTCCTGAACGAGCCCCCGGGATGTATCGCCCAGTGCGTTCCGACAGGGGCGTCCCGTTCGGGAAGTTCTACAAACCGGATCCGCTGCCGCCGGACCTCGCCCTCTCCGATACGGTCCTGAAGCACGTCGAGCGGGCCGCTCACGCACTCGGCCGGCTCGACGGATTCCGCACTCAAGTCGACGCAGCAGCGACCGTTTTTCGACCGCTCCTGTACAAAGAAGCCGAACAGTCCTCACAGGTCGAGGGAACACAGGTAACGACGACCGACATGTATCGAGCAACAGCCGCCGGGGATACTGCCGCTCGAAGCCGCGATGTCCAAGAGGCACTCAACTACGTCGAAGCCCTCCGGGAAGCGAGTGCTCGTCTCCTCGCGGCGGGGCGCTCCCGGGAGAACATCACCGCGGATCTCATCAAAGACCTTCACGAGACGGTCATGGAAACCGGATATACTGACGAGGCGGATCCACTTCCCGGCCAGTTCCGTCCTGACTATGCCTGGATCGAGGAGTCGAACGAGCCCTGGAAGCAATCCGTTCGATTCGTCCCGCCGAAGGCTGCCATGGTCGAATCGATGATGGCCGACCTCCTCTCGTACGTCCAGTCCTCCTCAAAATATCCAGCGATCGTCGACGTTGCACTCGTCCACTACCAGATCGAAACGATCCATCCGTTCACGGACGGCAACGGTCGGGTCGGTCGCCTCGTCGCATTGCTCCTGTTGGTCGCCTGTGACCTGCTCACGACACCGCTGTTTTACATGAGCGCATATATCAAGGAAAACCGCGAGGAGTACACCGATCGATTGCTGGCCGTCAGTGAGGACGGTGCCTGGGAGGAGTGGCTTCAATTTTTCATCACTGGAATGAGGGACCAGGCCGAAGAAGTCCTCAGCCGTGCGAGCCTCCTCCACGAGCTACACGAATCGTACGGAGCACGATATGCGTCTGGCCCACAATCCGTGCAACGACTGCTGGAAGTGCTCTTTGAACAGCCGTATCTGACTGTGCCGACCGCCGCAGAGCGGATCGACATGTCGTACCCAGCAGCCAACAGTGCCGTGGAGCAACTCGTCGAAGATGACGTGCTTTCCCAGGTGGACACGAAAGAGCGAAACCGGGAGTTTGTCGCCATGCAAATCATGGACATTGTCGAACGAGACGCGGCCAATCTACCCGCCCCGTCATCCGTACTGCGGTCATAG
- the fer gene encoding ferredoxin Fer has protein sequence MPEVEYLNFDVVDENEWSIEDEDIFEKAAAADLEDEDYGVLEVEEGEFILDAAEDEGFNWPFYCREGKCAVCGAEVLEGEIEMPDQEIITEKEKEEDNVRLTCGGTPVEDDTKIIYNAKHLNLDWYSYV, from the coding sequence ATGCCCGAAGTAGAATACCTCAATTTCGATGTCGTGGACGAGAACGAATGGAGTATCGAGGACGAAGACATTTTCGAGAAGGCTGCCGCCGCCGACCTCGAGGACGAAGATTACGGCGTCCTGGAGGTCGAAGAGGGAGAGTTCATTCTCGATGCAGCCGAAGACGAGGGATTTAATTGGCCGTTTTATTGCCGTGAGGGAAAATGTGCGGTCTGTGGTGCAGAGGTTCTCGAAGGCGAGATCGAAATGCCCGATCAGGAAATCATCACAGAAAAGGAGAAAGAAGAGGACAACGTTCGACTGACCTGTGGGGGGACGCCAGTCGAAGACGACACCAAGATCATCTACAACGCCAAACATCTGAATCTGGATTGGTACAGCTACGTGTAA
- a CDS encoding transcription initiation factor IIB has protein sequence MSRTNSVRTVSEHQASERDLESEQSGRVDTCPECGGTVTTDDGRGERVCEQCGIVVESDAIDHGPEWRAFTPSEKDERSRVGSPTTKLLHDEGLSTSIGWADKDASGRTLSSSQREKMSRLRVWDERFRATDSRDRNLKQALGEIDRMASALGLPENVRETASVIYRRALDEDLLPGRSIEGMATASLYAAARQAGTPRSLDEFEPISRVRRQKYARAYRYLARQLELGIAPADPAEYLPRFTSDLDLDDDLERQARDLLSELKKTGEHSGKNPTGLAAGAIYAAGLLTGDRITQGEVAETADVSEVTIRDRYSELLEALEGKQIDARSERGGN, from the coding sequence ATGTCACGAACCAATTCGGTACGAACGGTATCCGAGCACCAGGCGAGCGAACGGGACCTCGAGAGCGAACAGTCCGGTCGCGTCGACACGTGTCCGGAGTGTGGCGGCACAGTCACAACCGACGATGGGCGCGGCGAGCGCGTCTGTGAGCAGTGTGGAATCGTCGTCGAGAGTGACGCCATCGATCACGGGCCGGAGTGGCGGGCGTTCACGCCCTCGGAAAAGGACGAGCGCAGCCGGGTCGGGTCGCCGACGACGAAGCTCCTCCACGACGAGGGGCTCTCGACGAGCATCGGCTGGGCGGACAAGGACGCCAGCGGCCGCACGCTCTCGTCGTCCCAGCGCGAGAAGATGAGTCGCCTCCGGGTCTGGGACGAGCGCTTTCGCGCCACGGACTCCAGGGATCGCAACCTCAAACAAGCGCTGGGTGAGATCGACCGCATGGCGAGTGCGCTGGGGCTGCCGGAAAACGTCCGCGAGACCGCGTCCGTGATCTATCGGCGCGCGCTCGACGAGGATCTCCTGCCCGGCCGCTCGATCGAGGGGATGGCGACAGCCTCGCTGTACGCGGCCGCTCGCCAGGCCGGAACGCCCCGGAGTCTCGACGAGTTCGAACCGATCAGTCGCGTCCGCCGCCAGAAGTACGCTCGCGCCTACCGGTATCTCGCCCGCCAGCTCGAACTCGGGATCGCCCCGGCCGACCCGGCGGAGTACCTGCCACGGTTCACGTCCGACCTCGACCTCGACGACGACCTCGAACGACAGGCACGGGACCTCCTCTCGGAACTCAAAAAGACGGGCGAACACAGCGGGAAGAACCCGACCGGCCTCGCCGCCGGCGCGATCTACGCCGCCGGGCTGCTGACCGGCGACCGCATCACCCAGGGGGAAGTCGCCGAGACGGCCGACGTCAGCGAGGTCACGATCCGGGATCGGTATTCCGAGTTGCTCGAAGCACTCGAAGGCAAGCAGATCGACGCCCGCAGCGAGCGTGGCGGCAACTGA